One genomic segment of Hevea brasiliensis isolate MT/VB/25A 57/8 chromosome 3, ASM3005281v1, whole genome shotgun sequence includes these proteins:
- the LOC110663710 gene encoding polyadenylation and cleavage factor homolog 4 isoform X2, translating into MRHLFGTWKGVFPPQSLQMIEKELGFATAANGSSSGAATSRPDAQSRRPQRSIHVNPKYLEIQSLQQSGRPKGLANDSTVPLANTTEDAGSAERVVGIGAGRAWVDPPVKIQNIQHSHRETLSEPVHEKKSSAVYGDFEYSSDISRNLGVGIERTNGRVTEQGYEKPWYGAANGVSETISGQKNGLSMKHAFPNLSTPKSANVDLHLQPTQGIVSKSSSPMSGSWKNSEEEEFMWDMHSRLSDQDAANLSNNSRKDHWTPDDSEKFEFENQLRKPQSAHEVVSSFDRETSSDSLSTEHKEQVSLRRRLSSPWRLKDSHPTDGPIISGTSIINAGQKEGYSATFGGLPMNSYSSLPKVAIRQHTGTSGSGLSANTSLGSGQQGFQSIGAASPSRQLPMRRHPPSLSFPARSRQQLQSSVEQDLSRPDYKAQQLSGNLLHSNVQLGNLQKLHPEDLPTSSPSLPSFQNSRQYPMSQPRQVDSKQLEPSGHIQKTHLTLVPKVGTPSSFGMSTPDHSTLLSAETSGQSSTSSLLAAVMSSGILSNITTVSLPNQSFQDVRQNPLDLSIQPSIPSGPLSPQIASSGPRVKSVSAPLSHDITSVTSNVSQRKEEQPPLPRGPPPSSVQTSSAMNKEDNQISNLLSSLVAKGLISASKSETLSLLPPQLHTQSQTQNLCIANSSNTSTSSLPISSAIPCSSTKDEVSLPRPDAKESVVLPQCISAEIKSLIGLEFKSDIIRELHPPVICSLFDDLLHQCSICGLKLKHKERLDRHLEWHTWGKPEPDGINKITRRWYASSGDWITGKAELPFRIESSVFTDELVRTMDENEPMVPADEDQCVCVLCGELFEDYYSHEKKKWMFKAAVHLSLTLRDGGIGTASENAEGPIVHVNCISESSVHDLGLASGIEMDKDG; encoded by the exons ATGAGGCATCTTTTTGGAACTTGGAAAGGAGTCTTCCCTCCTCAGTCACTTCAGATGATTGAGAAGGAACTTGGTTTTGCTACTGCAGCAAATGGTTCATCTTCTGGTGCTGCAACATCTAGGCCTGATGCACAGTCAAGGCGGCCACAACGTAGCATTCATGTTAACCCCAAGTATTTGGAAATACAGAGTCTTCAGCAATCAGGCAGG CCAAAAGGACTGGCTAATGACTCAACTGTTCCTTTAGCAAACACAACTGAGGATGCAGGGAGTGCAGAAAGAGTAGTTGGTATTGGTGCTGGACGTGCATGGGTAGATCCTCCTGTTAAAATTCAG AACATTCAGCATTCTCATAGAGAAACACTAAGTGAACCTGTTCATGAGAAGAAAAGCAGTGCTGTGTATGGAGATTTTGAGTATAGTTCTGACATTTCAAGGAACTTAGGCGTGGGAATTGAAAGAACCAATGGAAGGGTTACTGAACAGGGATATGAAAAACCTTGGTATGGAGCTGCCAACGGTGTCTCGGAAACAATATCTGGCCAAAAAAATGGTTTAAGTATGAAGCATGCATTTCCAAATTTATCAACGCCAAAGTCCGCCAATGTTGATTTGCATTTACAGCCAACACAGGGCATTGTAAGTAAAAGCAGCAGTCCAATGTCTGGCAGCTGGAAAAACTCTGAGGAAGAGGAGTTTATGTGGGATATGCACTCTAGGTTATCAGATCAGGATGCAGCCAATCTTTCTAATAACTCCAGGAAAGATCATTGGACTCCTGATGATTCGGAGAAATTT GAGTTTGAGAATCAACTCAGAAAGCCGCAAAGTGCACATGAGGTTGTGTCAAGTTTTGATAGAGAAACTTCCTCTGATTCACTGTCCACTGAACATAAAGAACAAGTTTCTTTGAGGCGCCGTTTGTCCTCCCCATGGCGATTGAAGGATTCACATCCAACTGATGGGCCAATAATTTCTGGGACTTCTATTATTAATGCAGGTCAGAAAGAGGGCTATTCTGCCACTTTTGGGGGGTTGCCTATGAATTCATATTCCTCTTTGCCAAAAGTGGCCATTCGACAGCATACTGGAACCTCAGGCTCTGGGTTATCAGCCAACACATCACTGGGGTCGGGGCAACAAGGGTTTCAGTCTATAGGAGCAGCATCACCATCTAGACAGCTGCCCATGCGTCGACATCCACCCTCACTCTCTTTTCCAGCACGTTCACGCCAACAATTGCAAAGCTCTGTGGAGCAAGACCTTTCTCGTCCTGATTATAAGGCACAGCAATTGTCAGGGAATTTGCTACATTCGAATGTTCAGCTTGGTAACTTGCAAAAACTGCATCCTGAAGACTTGCCTACGTCATCTCCTTCTCTACCTTCTTTTCAAAACAGCCGCCAGTATCCTATGTCACAGCCACGACAAGTTGACTCCAAACAGCTTGAACCCTCTGGTCATATTCAAAAGACACATCTAACTCTAGTTCCCAAAGTTGGTACTCCTTCATCGTTTGGAATGTCTACACCAGATCATTCAACTCTACTTAGTGCAGAAACTTCAGGCCAGTCAAGCACAAGTAGTTTGTTGGCTGCTGTTATGAGTAGTGGAATTCTCTCTAATATAACAACTGTTAGCCTTCCTAATCAAAGTTTTCAGGATGTCAGGCAAAATCCATTGGACTTGAGCATTCAGCCTTCTATTCCAAGTGGGCCTCTTTCTCCCCAAATTGCATCTTCTGGGCCAAGGGTTAAGTCGGTATCAGCTCCTCTGTCACATGATATCACATCGGTCACCTCAAATGTTTCTCAGAGGaaagaagagcagcctccacTGCCTCGTGGTCCTCCACCTTCATCTGTACAAACTTCAAGTGCAATGAATAAGGaagataatcaaatatcaaaccttTTAAGCTCATTAGTTGCCAAGGGTTTGATATCGGCATCAAAGTCGGAGACATTGTCTCTCTTACCGCCTCAGTTGCATACTCAATCACAGACACAGAACCTTTGCATCGCCAACTCCAGCAACACATCAACTTCTTCTCTTCCGATTTCTTCTGCTATTCCCTGTTCATCCACCAAAGATGAAGTTTCATTGCCCAGGCCAGATGCTAAAGAGTCTGTTGTGTTGCCTCAATGCATTTCAGCAGAGATAAAAAGTCTCATAGGATTGGAGTTTAAATCAGACATAATTCGAGAATTACATCCGCCTGTTATATGTTCACTCTTTGATGATCTTCTGCATCAATGCAGCATATGTGGCCTTAAACTTAAGCATAAAGAGAGGCTTGATAGGCACTTGGAGTGGCACACTTGGGGGAAGCCAGAACCAGATggtataaataaaattacaaggaGATGGTATGCATCTTCAGGGGACTGGATTACTGGAAAGGCAGAGCTTCCATTTAGAATTGAGTCTTCTGTTTTCACAGATGAGTTAGTGAGGACAATGGATGAGAATGAACCTATGGTTCCTGCAGATGAAGATCAATGTGTATGTGTCTTGTGTGGTGAGCTGTTTGAAGATTATTATAGTCATGAAAAGAAGAAATGGATGTTTAAAGCAGCAGTGCACTTGTCACTTACCTTGAGGGATGGTGGGATAGGAACTGCAAGTGAGAATGCTGAGGGTCCCATCGTGCATGTGAATTGTATATCAGAAAGTTCAGTTCATGACTTGGGGCTTGCAAGTGGTATTGAAATG GATAAGGATGGATAA
- the LOC110663711 gene encoding putative phytosulfokines 6, translating into MKPNSFVLLIFLCFLLLSSASARLLPPKQDEKEAKDSLTGEKDNVSNLMGLEEYECEEGDEECLKRRMVADAHLDYIYTQHHKKP; encoded by the exons ATGAAGCCAAACTCTTTCGTGTTGcttatctttctctgttttcttCTTCTATCCTCAGCATCTGCTCGTCTCCTACCCCCTAAACaag ATGAAAAAGAGGCTAAGGATTCACTCACAGGGGAAAAAGATAATGTTTCCAAT CTCATGGGGTTAGAGGAATATGAATGTGAAGAGGGAGATGAAGAATGCTTAAAGAGAAGGATGGTAGCAGATGCTCACTTGGATTACATTTACACTCAACACCATAAGAAGCCTTAg